From a region of the Rhodococcus sp. 4CII genome:
- a CDS encoding protein-tyrosine phosphatase family protein — protein MVDTWDADAPGVMRLPSGRLVRGRGLRRPLPEGPLPDFAVYLLGKNPPPAQWNTRWVRWPDFWLPRDHRDTHDALDEVWRRAATERVEVACGGGRGRTGTAFACVAVLDGVPARDAVAFVRRHYHRHAVETPWQRRYVERFA, from the coding sequence ATGGTCGATACGTGGGATGCCGACGCGCCGGGAGTGATGCGCCTTCCGTCCGGCCGACTCGTCCGCGGCCGGGGCCTGCGCCGACCACTCCCGGAGGGCCCCCTTCCCGATTTCGCCGTCTACCTGCTGGGGAAGAATCCGCCGCCGGCGCAGTGGAACACCCGGTGGGTCCGGTGGCCCGATTTCTGGCTGCCGCGGGATCACCGCGACACCCACGATGCGCTGGATGAGGTGTGGCGACGGGCCGCCACCGAACGGGTGGAGGTGGCGTGCGGCGGCGGCCGCGGCCGCACCGGCACTGCCTTCGCCTGCGTCGCCGTACTCGACGGAGTCCCGGCGCGGGACGCGGTCGCGTTCGTCCGGCGGCACTACCACCGTCACGCGGTCGAGACCCCGTGGCAGCGGCGGTACGTCGAACGGTTCGCCTGA
- a CDS encoding SRPBCC family protein: MTEENGIPTVVTASRIVAAPARTVFELIADPARQPLWDGNENLAEAAPGQRIRAVGDVFTMTLTNGGVRDNHVVEFEEGSRIAWRPSEQGRQAPGHLWRWELEPLDEAHVRVTHTYDWSRLTDAKRLERARVTTSEKLLASVGRLAELAEAENAPPPS; encoded by the coding sequence ATGACCGAGGAGAACGGGATTCCCACCGTCGTGACCGCCAGCCGCATCGTCGCGGCTCCGGCGCGGACGGTCTTCGAACTGATCGCCGATCCTGCGCGACAACCGCTGTGGGATGGCAACGAGAACCTGGCCGAGGCCGCCCCCGGACAGCGGATACGCGCCGTGGGCGACGTGTTCACCATGACGCTCACCAATGGCGGCGTCCGCGACAACCACGTCGTGGAGTTCGAGGAGGGGAGCCGAATCGCCTGGCGGCCCTCGGAGCAAGGCCGTCAGGCGCCGGGTCATCTCTGGCGCTGGGAACTCGAGCCGCTCGACGAGGCACACGTCCGGGTCACGCACACCTATGATTGGTCGCGATTGACCGACGCGAAGCGCCTCGAGCGCGCCCGCGTGACTACGTCGGAGAAACTTCTGGCTTCCGTTGGCAGACTTGCCGAACTCGCCGAGGCCGAGAACGCCCCGCCTCCCTCCTGA
- a CDS encoding MTH1187 family thiamine-binding protein: protein MLVAFSVSPMGGDSDSVGGAVAAAVRVVRESGLPNETTSMFTTVEGEWDEVMAVVKRATDVLLEQFPRVSLVLKADIRPGRTDQLHAKVATVERHLTD, encoded by the coding sequence ATGCTGGTGGCATTCAGTGTCAGCCCGATGGGCGGCGACTCGGACAGCGTCGGTGGCGCGGTCGCCGCGGCCGTCCGCGTGGTGCGCGAATCCGGGTTGCCGAACGAGACCACATCGATGTTCACGACCGTCGAGGGGGAGTGGGACGAGGTGATGGCCGTGGTGAAGCGTGCCACGGATGTTCTGCTGGAACAGTTTCCGAGGGTCAGTCTGGTCCTCAAGGCGGACATCAGGCCGGGGCGCACCGACCAGCTACACGCGAAGGTCGCGACGGTCGAGCGCCACCTGACCGACTGA
- a CDS encoding bifunctional riboflavin kinase/FAD synthetase, producing MLRWRGLDEVPADWGRCVLTIGVFDGVHRGHAQLISRAVAAARTRGIPSVLMTFDPHPMEVVRPGSHPAQLTTLARRAELAEELGIDVFCVMPFTAEFMKLTPERYAHEILVERLHVADVVVGENFTFGKKAAGNVDLLRQIGDRFGFAVDGVTLLAEHAVTFSSTYIRSCVDAGDMAAATEALGRPHRVEGVVVHGDGRGRQLGYPTANVAPPMYAAIPADGVYAAWFTVLGHGVDLGTVTSGERYMAAVSVGTNPTFSGRTRTVEAFVLDREADLYGQHVAVDLVERLRGMEKFDSVDDLIVAMGKDAERARGILAASEDVR from the coding sequence GTGCTGAGATGGCGTGGTCTCGACGAGGTTCCTGCCGACTGGGGTCGTTGTGTTCTCACGATCGGCGTATTCGATGGCGTGCACCGAGGTCACGCCCAACTGATCAGTCGAGCGGTGGCGGCTGCCCGCACGCGTGGAATACCCAGCGTGCTCATGACTTTCGATCCTCATCCGATGGAAGTGGTTCGCCCGGGCAGTCATCCCGCCCAGCTCACGACGCTCGCCCGCCGGGCGGAGCTGGCCGAGGAGCTGGGCATCGACGTCTTCTGCGTCATGCCGTTCACCGCCGAATTCATGAAGCTGACGCCGGAGCGGTACGCCCACGAGATCCTCGTGGAGCGCCTGCACGTGGCGGACGTGGTTGTCGGCGAGAACTTCACGTTCGGCAAGAAGGCTGCCGGCAACGTCGACCTGCTCCGTCAGATCGGTGACCGGTTCGGTTTCGCCGTCGACGGTGTGACGTTGCTCGCAGAGCATGCCGTGACGTTCTCGTCCACCTACATCCGTTCGTGCGTGGACGCGGGCGACATGGCCGCCGCGACGGAGGCCCTGGGCCGGCCGCACCGCGTCGAAGGTGTCGTCGTCCACGGTGACGGTCGCGGCCGTCAGCTCGGCTATCCGACCGCGAACGTGGCCCCGCCCATGTATGCCGCGATTCCCGCGGACGGCGTGTATGCCGCGTGGTTCACGGTGCTCGGCCACGGAGTCGATCTGGGCACGGTCACCTCCGGTGAGCGCTACATGGCCGCCGTGTCGGTGGGCACCAATCCCACGTTCTCCGGGCGGACCCGCACGGTCGAGGCCTTCGTGCTCGACCGGGAAGCCGACCTGTACGGGCAGCATGTGGCCGTCGACCTGGTGGAACGTCTGCGCGGTATGGAGAAGTTCGACTCCGTCGACGACCTGATCGTCGCGATGGGCAAGGACGCCGAGCGTGCGCGCGGGATCCTCGCGGCATCCGAAGACGTGCGGTAA
- a CDS encoding metal-dependent transcriptional regulator, with product MAVNKNDQSVTEGSASDTGALSAVAQDYLKVIWTVQEWSQERVSTKLLSEKIGVSASTVSEAIRKLSDQGLVDHARYGSIALTEAGRVAAVGMVRRHRLIETYLVHELGYGWDEVHDEAEVLEHAVSDLMIARMDAKLGHPERDPHGDPIPSVDGSVPTPPARQLSDFVNGESGRIARISDSDPAMLRYFDSVGVALDVTVTVLERRDFAGTVSIRLDSQEDSIELGNPAAQAIWLV from the coding sequence GTGGCCGTGAACAAAAATGACCAGAGCGTGACCGAGGGCTCCGCCTCCGACACCGGGGCACTCTCGGCAGTGGCGCAGGACTACCTCAAGGTCATCTGGACCGTTCAGGAGTGGTCGCAGGAACGGGTGTCCACCAAGCTGCTCTCCGAGAAGATCGGGGTGTCGGCGTCCACCGTGTCGGAGGCCATCCGGAAGCTGTCCGACCAGGGCCTCGTCGATCACGCCCGGTACGGGTCCATCGCCCTGACGGAGGCGGGCCGCGTCGCTGCCGTCGGGATGGTCCGCAGGCACCGCCTCATCGAGACGTATCTCGTGCACGAACTGGGGTACGGCTGGGACGAGGTTCACGACGAGGCGGAGGTCCTCGAACATGCCGTCTCGGATCTCATGATCGCCCGGATGGACGCCAAGCTGGGCCATCCCGAGCGCGACCCGCACGGCGATCCGATTCCGTCGGTCGACGGCTCGGTGCCCACTCCCCCGGCGCGCCAACTCAGCGACTTCGTCAACGGCGAGAGCGGCCGCATCGCTCGGATCTCGGACTCCGACCCGGCAATGCTCCGCTACTTCGATTCGGTCGGTGTCGCACTCGATGTCACGGTCACGGTGCTGGAGCGACGCGACTTCGCCGGAACCGTGTCGATCCGGCTCGACTCGCAGGAGGACTCGATCGAGCTCGGAAACCCGGCAGCCCAGGCCATCTGGCTGGTGTGA
- a CDS encoding polyribonucleotide nucleotidyltransferase: MTENSAVEVDEGVFESTAVIDNGSFGTRTIRFETGRLAQQAAGAVVAYLDDETMLLSATSASKHPKEHFDFFPLTVDVEERMYAAGRIPGSFFRREGRPSTDAILTCRLIDRPLRPSFVDGLRNEIQVVVTVMSLNPQDLYDVVAINAASASTQIAGLPFSGPVGGVRVALITSDENKAGQWVAFPTVEQLENAVFDMVVAGRIVSGSGDDADVAIMMVEAEATDNVISLIDGGAQAPTEAIVAEGLEAAKPFIARLCTAQQQLAAKASKPTGEFPVFPAYQDDVFAAVEAAAAEKLSAALTIAGKQERDDKTDEVKVEVLEQVAPNFEGREKEIGAAFRSLTKKLVRQRILRDQFRIDGRGITDIRSLSAEVALVPRAHGSALFERGETQILGVTTLDMVKMAQQVDSLGPETTKRYMHHYNFPPYSTGETGRVGSPKRREIGHGALAERALMPVLPSVEEFPYAIRQVSEALSSNGSTSMGSVCASTLALLNAGVPLKAPVAGIAMGLVSDQVDGETRYVALTDILGAEDAFGDMDFKVAGTKDFVTALQLDTKLDGIPSKVLAGALSQAKDARATILEVMAEAIDTPDEMSPFAPRVTAIKVPVDKIGEVIGPKGKMINSITEQTGANISIEDDGTVFVGAADGPSAQAAIDMINAIANPQLPKVGERFLGTVVKTTAFGAFVSLLPGRDGLVHISKLGSGKRIAKVEDVVSVGSKLRVEIADIDNRGKISLIPVEEDGAAAPAEQSEEAAAEK; encoded by the coding sequence ATGACAGAGAATTCCGCAGTAGAGGTCGATGAGGGCGTGTTCGAATCCACCGCCGTGATCGACAACGGGTCCTTCGGAACCCGCACCATTCGATTCGAGACCGGTCGCCTCGCCCAGCAGGCCGCCGGCGCCGTCGTCGCCTACCTGGACGACGAGACCATGCTGCTGTCCGCGACGAGCGCCAGCAAGCACCCCAAGGAGCACTTCGACTTCTTCCCCCTCACGGTGGACGTCGAGGAGCGCATGTATGCAGCGGGCCGCATCCCCGGCTCCTTCTTCCGTCGTGAGGGCCGTCCCTCCACGGACGCCATCCTGACCTGCCGCCTGATCGACCGTCCGCTGCGCCCGTCGTTCGTCGACGGACTGCGCAACGAGATCCAGGTCGTCGTCACGGTGATGAGCCTGAACCCGCAGGATCTGTACGACGTGGTCGCGATCAACGCCGCGTCCGCCTCCACGCAGATCGCCGGACTGCCGTTCTCCGGTCCCGTCGGCGGTGTGCGCGTCGCGCTGATCACGTCGGACGAGAACAAGGCCGGCCAGTGGGTGGCATTCCCCACCGTCGAGCAGCTCGAGAACGCCGTCTTCGACATGGTCGTCGCCGGCCGCATCGTCTCCGGTTCCGGTGACGACGCCGACGTCGCGATCATGATGGTCGAGGCCGAGGCCACCGACAACGTGATCTCCCTGATCGACGGTGGCGCACAGGCTCCCACCGAGGCGATCGTGGCCGAGGGCCTCGAGGCCGCGAAGCCGTTCATCGCCCGCCTCTGCACCGCGCAGCAGCAGCTCGCGGCCAAGGCGTCGAAGCCGACCGGCGAGTTCCCCGTCTTCCCGGCGTACCAGGACGACGTGTTCGCCGCCGTCGAGGCCGCCGCAGCCGAGAAGCTGAGCGCCGCCCTCACGATCGCGGGCAAGCAGGAGCGCGACGACAAGACCGACGAGGTGAAGGTCGAGGTCCTCGAGCAGGTCGCCCCGAACTTCGAGGGTCGCGAGAAGGAAATCGGCGCGGCGTTCCGCTCGCTGACGAAGAAGCTGGTGCGTCAGCGCATCCTGCGGGACCAGTTCCGCATCGACGGTCGTGGCATCACGGACATCCGGTCGCTGTCGGCCGAGGTCGCCCTCGTCCCGCGTGCGCACGGTTCCGCCCTGTTCGAGCGCGGCGAGACCCAGATCCTGGGTGTCACCACCCTCGACATGGTCAAGATGGCGCAGCAGGTCGACTCGCTCGGGCCCGAGACCACCAAGCGGTACATGCACCACTACAACTTCCCGCCGTACTCCACCGGTGAGACGGGACGCGTCGGTTCGCCGAAGCGTCGCGAGATCGGTCACGGCGCGCTGGCCGAGCGGGCGCTCATGCCCGTGCTGCCCAGCGTCGAGGAGTTCCCTTACGCCATCCGTCAGGTGTCGGAGGCCCTCAGCTCCAACGGCTCCACGTCGATGGGTTCCGTGTGCGCGTCGACGCTCGCACTGCTCAATGCCGGTGTGCCGCTGAAGGCTCCGGTTGCCGGTATCGCCATGGGCCTCGTGTCCGACCAGGTCGACGGGGAGACCCGTTACGTGGCGCTGACCGACATCCTCGGCGCCGAAGACGCGTTCGGCGACATGGACTTCAAGGTCGCGGGCACCAAGGACTTCGTCACGGCTCTGCAGCTCGACACGAAGCTCGACGGGATCCCGTCGAAGGTCCTCGCCGGCGCGCTGTCGCAGGCCAAGGATGCCCGGGCAACGATCCTCGAGGTCATGGCCGAGGCCATCGACACCCCCGACGAGATGAGCCCGTTCGCCCCGCGCGTCACGGCCATCAAGGTGCCCGTCGACAAGATCGGTGAGGTCATCGGCCCCAAGGGCAAGATGATCAACTCGATCACCGAGCAGACCGGCGCCAACATCTCCATCGAAGATGACGGCACCGTGTTCGTCGGTGCTGCGGACGGCCCGTCCGCGCAGGCCGCGATCGACATGATCAACGCCATCGCCAACCCGCAGCTCCCGAAGGTCGGCGAGCGCTTCCTGGGCACGGTCGTCAAGACCACCGCCTTCGGTGCGTTCGTGTCGCTCCTCCCGGGTCGCGACGGATTGGTGCACATCTCGAAGCTGGGCAGCGGCAAGCGGATTGCCAAGGTCGAGGACGTCGTCAGCGTCGGCTCGAAGTTGCGTGTCGAGATCGCCGACATCGACAACCGCGGCAAGATCTCGCTGATCCCCGTCGAGGAAGACGGCGCTGCGGCTCCGGCCGAGCAGAGCGAAGAGGCGGCTGCCGAGAAGTAA
- a CDS encoding carboxymuconolactone decarboxylase family protein — protein sequence MDARFTMFDNEIAAKFAKRFVGASLVIHQSPLPKATQELVNIRVSQINGCGFCTDMHTKDAAAAGETPVRLNLVAAWREATVFTEAERAALALAEEGTRLADAHHGVSDETWADVRGYYDDDQIAALICLVALVNAANRMNVIARTPAGSYEPGMFAAMTS from the coding sequence ATGGACGCCCGATTCACCATGTTCGACAACGAGATCGCCGCGAAGTTCGCCAAGCGGTTCGTCGGCGCCAGTCTGGTGATTCACCAATCGCCGCTGCCGAAGGCCACCCAGGAGCTGGTCAACATCCGGGTGAGCCAGATCAACGGCTGCGGTTTCTGCACCGACATGCACACCAAGGATGCCGCGGCCGCCGGCGAGACCCCGGTCCGGCTCAACCTGGTCGCCGCCTGGCGTGAGGCCACCGTGTTCACGGAGGCCGAGCGGGCCGCGCTGGCACTCGCCGAGGAAGGTACTCGGCTCGCCGACGCCCACCACGGCGTGTCCGACGAGACCTGGGCCGACGTTCGGGGCTACTACGACGACGACCAGATCGCCGCGCTGATCTGCCTGGTGGCCCTGGTCAACGCCGCCAACCGGATGAACGTGATAGCCCGCACTCCCGCGGGATCCTACGAGCCCGGCATGTTCGCAGCCATGACGAGCTGA
- a CDS encoding RNA polymerase sigma-70 factor, which translates to MAGTSQTTPDERGGSSRRDARSAPATEAFVAHRNLLFTVAYEMLGSAADAEDILQETWLRWAGVDLDTVRNQRAYLVRITTRQALNRLRTLGRRKESYVGPWLPEPLLTAPDVAEDVELADSVSMAMLLVLETLGPTERAVFVLREVFDLGFDEIAAAVDKSPAAVRQIAHRARAHVAARRPRGVVSPAESRDALHAFRRALETGDLQSLFDLLAPDVVLLGDGGGVKQAVLRPIVGADRVSRLLTAGLPRIAGEVSVEPVQMNGCPALIVRIDGEIDDVVAVRMDNGLITGLYIVRNPEKLSRVERETTVTR; encoded by the coding sequence ATGGCCGGAACGTCGCAGACCACACCGGACGAACGCGGCGGGAGCAGCCGCCGCGACGCCCGGTCGGCCCCCGCTACCGAGGCGTTCGTCGCCCACCGAAACCTGCTGTTCACCGTCGCCTACGAGATGCTCGGCTCCGCCGCCGACGCAGAGGACATCCTCCAGGAAACCTGGCTGCGATGGGCGGGCGTCGATCTCGACACGGTGCGGAATCAACGCGCGTATCTGGTTCGGATCACGACCCGCCAGGCACTCAACCGCTTGCGGACGCTCGGCCGGCGCAAGGAGTCGTACGTCGGGCCGTGGCTGCCCGAGCCGCTACTGACCGCGCCCGACGTGGCAGAGGACGTGGAGCTGGCCGACAGCGTCTCGATGGCGATGCTGCTCGTGCTGGAGACGCTCGGGCCGACGGAGCGGGCGGTATTCGTATTGCGTGAAGTGTTCGATCTGGGGTTCGACGAGATCGCGGCCGCCGTCGACAAGAGCCCGGCTGCCGTCCGGCAGATCGCGCACCGGGCGCGGGCACACGTCGCGGCGCGCCGGCCGCGCGGGGTCGTGTCGCCGGCCGAGTCGCGAGATGCGTTGCACGCGTTTCGACGAGCACTCGAAACGGGCGATCTGCAGAGTCTGTTCGACCTGCTGGCGCCGGACGTCGTCCTGCTGGGTGACGGTGGCGGCGTCAAACAGGCTGTGCTGCGGCCCATCGTGGGGGCCGACCGGGTCTCACGGTTGCTGACGGCCGGGCTGCCCAGGATCGCCGGCGAGGTGTCGGTCGAGCCGGTACAGATGAACGGCTGCCCGGCCCTCATCGTCCGGATCGACGGCGAGATCGACGACGTCGTGGCGGTACGGATGGACAACGGCCTGATCACCGGGCTCTACATCGTGCGTAATCCCGAGAAGCTGTCGCGGGTCGAGCGGGAAACAACCGTCACCCGCTGA
- the rpsO gene encoding 30S ribosomal protein S15, producing the protein MALTTEEKKQVLSEYGLHETDTGSPEAQVAMLTKRIVDLTEHLKMHKHDHHSRRGLLLLVGRRRRLLKYVQKVDIERYRSLIERLGLRR; encoded by the coding sequence GTGGCTTTGACCACCGAAGAGAAGAAGCAGGTTCTGAGCGAGTACGGCCTGCACGAGACCGACACCGGTTCGCCGGAGGCGCAGGTGGCCATGCTCACCAAGCGCATCGTCGACCTCACCGAACACCTCAAGATGCACAAGCACGACCACCACTCCCGCCGCGGCCTCCTGCTGCTGGTCGGACGCCGTCGTCGTCTGCTCAAGTACGTCCAGAAGGTCGACATCGAGCGTTACCGCTCGCTGATCGAGCGTCTCGGCCTGCGTCGCTGA
- the truB gene encoding tRNA pseudouridine(55) synthase TruB: protein MSAREKPSSGLVGAGLLIVDKDAGITSHDVVARCRKLLGTRKIGHAGTLDPMATGVLVLGVERATKLLGLLALTTKAYTATIRLGQATTTDDAEGEVVASADASGVTDDDVAAQVQALTGDIQQIPSSVSAIKVDGRRAHALIRAGEEFELSPRSVTVSRFEVVGRRSDGTFTDLDVEVECSSGTYVRALARDLGIALIGVGGHLTSLRRTRVGPFTLEHSRTLEQLADEPGVSLDIDAAAQTAFPHRQIDADEAESISQGRWLEPIGIKGVYAAIDPSGHTIALLQERGRRASSVMVVRPATLR from the coding sequence GTGTCTGCACGTGAAAAGCCCTCTTCCGGTCTCGTCGGCGCCGGACTGCTCATCGTCGACAAGGACGCGGGCATCACCAGCCACGACGTGGTGGCCCGGTGCCGCAAGCTGCTCGGAACCCGGAAGATCGGGCACGCCGGCACGCTGGACCCGATGGCCACGGGTGTGCTCGTCCTCGGTGTCGAGCGGGCGACGAAACTGCTGGGGCTCCTCGCACTGACCACCAAGGCGTACACGGCCACGATCCGGCTGGGGCAGGCCACGACCACCGACGACGCCGAGGGTGAGGTCGTCGCGTCGGCCGATGCGTCCGGCGTGACGGACGACGACGTCGCCGCGCAGGTGCAGGCCCTCACCGGCGACATCCAGCAGATCCCGTCGAGTGTCAGCGCGATCAAGGTGGACGGGCGGCGGGCGCATGCCCTGATCCGTGCGGGCGAGGAGTTCGAACTCTCGCCGCGCTCGGTCACGGTGTCGCGGTTCGAGGTCGTCGGCCGGCGGTCCGACGGCACGTTCACCGACCTCGACGTCGAGGTGGAATGCTCGTCCGGCACGTACGTGCGGGCGCTCGCGCGTGACCTGGGCATCGCGTTGATCGGTGTGGGCGGGCACCTCACCTCGCTGCGGCGGACCCGGGTGGGTCCGTTCACGCTCGAGCACTCGCGGACGTTGGAACAGCTCGCCGACGAACCGGGGGTCAGCCTCGACATCGACGCGGCCGCACAGACCGCGTTTCCGCACCGGCAGATCGACGCGGACGAGGCCGAATCGATCAGTCAGGGACGGTGGCTCGAACCGATCGGTATCAAGGGCGTGTACGCCGCGATCGACCCGAGCGGGCACACCATCGCGCTGCTGCAGGAACGCGGGCGGCGGGCGAGTTCGGTGATGGTGGTCCGCCCCGCGACGCTCAGATAG
- a CDS encoding HemK2/MTQ2 family protein methyltransferase encodes MLFRLPGVYRPQRDTWLLAEVLASRDLGPGTRVLDLCCGTGALSMQACAAGAGWVTAVDVSRRAALSTWLNAKLNGRTIRVVRGDLVDSVRTLRFDVIVVNPPYAPAADDGRPGRVLARAWDAGVDGRAVLDRICIDAPDLLAPGGTLLLVQSTLNGVDKTRTMLEERGLRVDVVASESVPFGPALSSRTRMLENRDMIRPGQRIERIAVLAATDLRSGTARRWS; translated from the coding sequence ATGCTATTTCGTCTACCGGGGGTATACCGCCCCCAGCGCGACACCTGGTTGCTCGCCGAGGTGCTGGCGTCCCGCGACCTGGGTCCGGGTACCCGCGTGCTCGATCTGTGTTGCGGTACAGGGGCGTTGAGCATGCAGGCATGTGCGGCCGGAGCCGGCTGGGTCACCGCGGTCGACGTGTCGCGCCGGGCCGCGCTCAGCACCTGGCTCAACGCCAAACTGAACGGTCGCACGATCCGTGTCGTCCGGGGCGATCTCGTCGATTCCGTCCGGACTCTCCGCTTCGACGTGATCGTGGTGAATCCGCCTTACGCACCCGCGGCCGACGACGGCCGACCCGGCCGGGTCCTCGCCCGGGCGTGGGACGCCGGCGTGGACGGGCGCGCAGTGCTCGATCGGATCTGCATCGACGCCCCCGACCTCCTCGCTCCGGGCGGCACGCTGCTGCTCGTCCAGTCGACGCTCAACGGTGTGGACAAGACACGGACGATGCTGGAGGAACGAGGGCTGCGGGTGGACGTGGTCGCGTCGGAGAGTGTGCCGTTCGGACCCGCGCTCTCGTCGCGCACGCGGATGCTGGAAAACCGGGACATGATTCGGCCGGGGCAACGGATCGAGCGGATCGCGGTGCTGGCGGCGACCGATCTGCGGTCCGGCACCGCTCGCCGATGGTCCTGA
- the npt gene encoding 4'-phosphopantetheinyl transferase Npt has product MIERILPAGVVSSELFEDPPGLRPHPQEEALIGRAVEKRRREFTTARHCARLAMAKLGVDQAPVLRGDKGSPVWPRGVVGSLTHCDGYRGAVLGYAMRVRSVGIDAEPHEALPDGVLDAVSLASERDWLSGPADAAQWRSATGGPVHRDRLLFCAKEATYKAWFPLTGRWLGFEDAHITFEASGDGTGTFHSDLLISGETVGGPPLASFDGRWMVSDGLIITAIAVH; this is encoded by the coding sequence GTGATCGAGAGAATCCTGCCTGCCGGAGTGGTGTCCTCGGAACTGTTCGAGGACCCGCCGGGACTGCGTCCGCACCCGCAGGAAGAAGCTCTGATCGGCCGGGCGGTGGAGAAGCGCCGACGCGAGTTCACGACCGCCCGCCACTGCGCACGACTGGCCATGGCGAAGCTCGGTGTCGACCAGGCCCCGGTTCTCCGGGGCGACAAGGGTTCCCCGGTGTGGCCGCGTGGCGTCGTCGGGAGCCTCACCCACTGCGACGGTTATCGCGGCGCGGTGCTCGGTTACGCGATGCGGGTGCGGTCCGTGGGAATCGACGCGGAACCGCACGAGGCGCTGCCCGACGGTGTGCTCGACGCCGTGAGCCTGGCCTCCGAACGGGACTGGCTGTCGGGCCCGGCGGACGCGGCGCAGTGGCGCTCGGCCACCGGCGGTCCGGTACACCGGGACAGGCTGCTGTTCTGCGCCAAGGAGGCAACATACAAGGCGTGGTTCCCGCTCACCGGCCGGTGGCTCGGTTTCGAGGACGCGCATATCACGTTCGAGGCGTCCGGGGACGGCACCGGCACGTTCCATTCGGATCTCCTCATCTCCGGGGAAACCGTCGGCGGACCACCACTCGCGTCGTTCGACGGACGGTGGATGGTGTCGGACGGTCTCATCATCACGGCCATTGCGGTGCACTGA
- a CDS encoding DinB family protein: protein MDWPQELTDQLRWHWEHQLRPRLDGLTDEEYFWEPASDSWSVRPRGRSQAPVQAGSGDFTIDFAFPEPDPTPITTIAWRLAHIVVGVFGTRIGNHFGGPPVDYQSFEYAGTAAEALAQLDEQYDAWCAGVLSLGTDGLARPCGPSEGWYADRPMATLVLHIHREVIHHGAEVALLRDLYLREPKS from the coding sequence ATGGACTGGCCGCAGGAACTCACTGATCAGCTGCGGTGGCACTGGGAGCATCAGCTGCGTCCCCGGTTGGACGGACTGACCGACGAGGAGTACTTCTGGGAGCCCGCATCGGACAGCTGGAGCGTGCGTCCGAGGGGGCGGTCGCAGGCCCCGGTTCAGGCAGGTAGCGGAGACTTCACCATCGATTTCGCGTTTCCCGAGCCCGACCCGACCCCGATCACGACCATCGCCTGGCGGCTCGCCCACATCGTCGTCGGCGTGTTCGGCACCCGGATCGGCAATCATTTCGGCGGGCCGCCCGTCGACTATCAGTCGTTCGAGTACGCCGGCACAGCCGCGGAGGCGCTCGCCCAACTCGACGAGCAATACGATGCCTGGTGCGCCGGAGTGCTGAGCCTGGGAACCGACGGCCTCGCCCGGCCGTGCGGCCCCAGCGAGGGGTGGTACGCCGACCGCCCGATGGCGACGCTGGTATTGCACATTCATCGCGAGGTCATCCATCACGGTGCCGAGGTGGCACTGCTCCGCGATCTCTATCTGCGGGAGCCGAAGTCCTGA